The following proteins are encoded in a genomic region of Microcoleus sp. FACHB-68:
- a CDS encoding ATP-binding sensor histidine kinase, which translates to MIALSGYKITEELVSGIRTVIYRGRDERAQRPVIVKTLKSDYPTLEEITRLRQEYTLAKNFDCEGIVKAYSLEKDRNSFALVIEDFGGQSLAEYLAEQKIQLVEVLRIAIALAEALDYLHKIPIIHKDIKPSNIIINPVTKKVKLTDFSSASRLHLQNTTSSSSNLLEGTLAYMSPEQTGRMNRSVDYRTDFYSLGVTLYEVLTGELPFTTTDPMELVHCHLAKQPLPVWKVKAIPQAVSDIVMKLLAKTAEDRYQSALGLKFDLETCLTKLQTSGKIESLVLGKNDWGSQLLIPQKLYGREIEVDTLMDAFERVSEGATELMLVSGYSGIGKTSVVHEIHKPIVGARGYFIAGKFDQFKRNIPYAALIQALQELIRQLLTESSEKIAIWKEKLLEALGQQGNVIIEVIPEVELIVGKQPELAQLGATESQNRFNRVFQQFIHVFCQFEHPLVFFLDDLQWADSASLKLLQLLSNDPDSHFLLIIGAYRDNEVHPTHPLIQTLEKIQQAGTVVNNIILQPLDINHVTQLVAETLGEGECAGGEEWQSDSSNLLITSSRSKPLAKLLFNKTQGNPFFLTQLLKTLYLEHLLVYQANTGIWHWDVEEIQAIGITDRNIVELIARNIGKLPETTQNILKLAACVGNKFNLDVLAIVNEESPTGTAAQLWPALQAGLILPLSETYKIPLVFRQEESEALTLHDIKVDYKFLHDRVQQAAYSLIPEDQKKATHLKIGQLLLQKTNIEERKENIFALVNQLNFGVDLLTVQQEKDELANLNLIAGQKAKAATAYEAALKYLNVALLLLAPESWESQYDLTLALYIETAEVDYLNTNYERAAQLAEIVLQKAKDILEKVKIYELQLQFYIAQGQMLEAVETSLEVLNMLGVSLPKKEKEIIKATKKLRAELADEIEDILDLANLPAMSDPYKLSAMRLLMSVSTPAYLWQPALLTLIIFTMIKLSIKHGNSPLAAYAYGYYGVLLCGVYVDIERGYKFGQLSVRVQEQFNTPELGVKIRHLFNAFVRPCKDHFQETIEPFQENIQAGIEVGDLVYAFYGALQYCNHLLFLGEPLDSVHEKQSQYLELMGKLKLEFHSDIVKIWRQLVLNLSGESANPCLLVGESFDELTMLPVWIEENSPYLIFCTYMCKTILLYFFKKYPEAVTAASLVEKYEKGGAGVLYAAELSFYYSLALLANYRQVNPQEKERYLKKVAANQKQMKHWAKNAPANFQHKYDLVEAEKARVRGQSFKASTYYEQAIQGAKAQGYIQEEALANELAGEFHLSLGRESMGRFYIIESYYSYIRWGATAKVKNLEETYPQFLSKIVHQKSTELDVYHTKLTTTDSDSGFLDFAAVTKASLAISGEIVLSQLLNKLMKIAIENAGAQKGCLILNRQDALVIEATGEVEGNEVTVMQSSPGEIGEAVPVTVINYVGRTQKSVVLNDARNEGVFNHDPYIIKHKCQSVLCMPILNKGSWLGLLYLENNLTQGAFNSKRLEVLKILASQAAISIENARLYANLEMVNEQLEDYSRTLEVKVSDRTMELQDKNERLNETLNQLQQAQMQLIQTEKMSSLGQMVAGIAHEINNPINFVYGNLLHAHEYTLDMLRLIDIYERNQPRAIPELEAALETIDINFVKEDMPKMLESMQYGAERIREIVLSLRNFSRLDESEIKAVDIHQGIDSTLLILQHRFKESSHGKQAGFAKEIQVIKEYGKLPLVECCAGLLNQVFMNILSNAIDALQASGGEGFSQSPTRTIWIRTELGGEGAGSSAVIRIADNGAGMTEEIRSKLFDPFFTTKPVGSGTGLGLSISYQIVVEKHGGQLKCNSAPGAGAEFIIEIPLKPRQTARLKPD; encoded by the coding sequence ATGATCGCACTGTCAGGCTACAAAATTACTGAAGAACTTGTTTCAGGAATCAGAACCGTTATCTATCGGGGACGCGACGAGCGAGCACAAAGGCCGGTTATCGTTAAAACCCTCAAATCAGATTATCCCACCCTTGAAGAAATTACTCGCTTAAGGCAAGAATATACGCTTGCTAAAAATTTTGATTGTGAAGGAATTGTCAAAGCTTATAGTTTAGAAAAAGACCGCAACAGTTTTGCTTTAGTCATAGAAGATTTTGGCGGCCAGTCCCTTGCGGAATACCTCGCTGAGCAAAAAATTCAACTCGTAGAAGTGCTACGGATAGCAATTGCTTTGGCAGAAGCTTTAGATTATTTGCATAAAATCCCGATCATTCATAAAGATATTAAACCTTCCAATATTATTATTAATCCAGTTACGAAAAAAGTTAAATTAACAGATTTTAGTAGTGCGTCTCGCCTGCATTTGCAGAATACAACCAGCAGCTCTTCCAATTTACTAGAAGGCACTCTGGCTTATATGTCACCGGAGCAAACTGGGAGGATGAACCGTTCGGTTGACTACCGGACAGATTTTTATTCTTTGGGTGTCACCTTATATGAGGTGCTAACAGGTGAGTTACCTTTTACAACGACCGATCCAATGGAATTGGTTCATTGTCATTTAGCTAAACAACCGCTGCCGGTTTGGAAAGTAAAAGCAATTCCCCAAGCGGTTTCTGATATTGTCATGAAGTTATTAGCCAAGACGGCTGAAGACAGATATCAAAGTGCCTTAGGATTAAAGTTTGATTTAGAAACTTGCTTGACTAAACTGCAAACATCGGGAAAAATTGAAAGCCTTGTTTTGGGTAAAAACGATTGGGGCAGCCAGCTTTTAATCCCACAAAAACTTTACGGGCGGGAAATTGAGGTGGATACGCTGATGGATGCCTTTGAGCGTGTCAGCGAAGGGGCAACCGAGCTTATGCTAGTTTCTGGTTATTCGGGAATTGGTAAAACTTCGGTTGTTCATGAAATTCATAAACCAATTGTCGGAGCACGGGGCTACTTTATTGCCGGCAAGTTTGACCAATTTAAACGAAATATTCCTTATGCGGCTCTGATTCAAGCTTTGCAGGAATTGATTCGTCAATTATTAACAGAAAGCTCTGAAAAAATAGCGATTTGGAAAGAAAAGCTGTTAGAAGCTCTAGGACAGCAAGGGAATGTGATTATTGAAGTGATTCCCGAAGTGGAGCTGATCGTCGGTAAACAACCAGAATTAGCGCAACTGGGTGCTACTGAATCGCAAAATCGCTTCAACCGCGTGTTTCAACAATTCATTCATGTTTTTTGCCAATTTGAACATCCCCTTGTTTTCTTTCTGGATGATTTACAGTGGGCGGATTCAGCCTCTTTAAAATTACTGCAACTCCTGAGCAATGATCCGGATAGTCACTTTTTATTAATAATTGGCGCGTATCGAGATAATGAAGTTCATCCCACACATCCGTTAATTCAAACGCTGGAGAAGATTCAACAAGCCGGCACTGTGGTGAATAATATCATCCTCCAGCCTTTGGATATTAATCATGTCACTCAATTAGTCGCTGAGACTTTAGGAGAAGGTGAGTGTGCTGGAGGAGAAGAGTGGCAGAGTGATTCTTCAAACCTCCTGATTACCTCTTCTCGCTCAAAACCGCTTGCCAAGCTACTTTTCAATAAAACGCAAGGAAATCCCTTCTTTTTAACCCAGCTTCTTAAAACTTTGTATTTAGAACATCTGCTGGTTTATCAGGCAAACACCGGCATCTGGCATTGGGACGTAGAAGAAATTCAAGCAATCGGAATTACGGATCGTAATATTGTTGAGTTAATTGCGAGAAATATTGGCAAGCTGCCAGAAACTACTCAAAACATTTTAAAATTAGCAGCTTGTGTTGGAAATAAATTTAATTTAGATGTTCTGGCAATTGTGAATGAGGAATCACCCACCGGCACCGCAGCTCAACTGTGGCCGGCACTTCAGGCGGGTCTCATTTTGCCGCTTTCAGAAACCTACAAAATTCCGCTAGTATTTAGACAGGAAGAATCAGAAGCCCTAACGCTTCATGATATTAAAGTTGATTACAAATTTTTACATGACAGGGTGCAGCAAGCCGCTTATTCTTTGATTCCGGAAGACCAGAAAAAAGCCACTCATCTGAAAATTGGTCAATTGCTGCTGCAGAAAACCAATATAGAAGAACGAAAAGAAAATATTTTTGCTTTAGTTAATCAATTAAATTTTGGCGTTGACTTACTCACGGTTCAGCAAGAAAAAGATGAACTAGCTAACCTGAACCTGATAGCCGGTCAAAAAGCAAAAGCAGCAACAGCTTATGAAGCGGCTTTGAAATATTTGAACGTTGCTTTATTACTCTTAGCGCCTGAAAGCTGGGAGAGTCAGTATGACTTAACGCTGGCACTTTATATCGAAACAGCAGAAGTAGACTACCTTAACACAAATTACGAACGGGCGGCACAGCTAGCTGAGATAGTTCTGCAAAAAGCGAAAGACATTTTAGAAAAAGTCAAAATCTATGAGCTGCAACTTCAGTTTTATATCGCTCAAGGTCAGATGTTAGAAGCGGTCGAAACATCTCTAGAAGTGTTGAATATGTTGGGAGTCTCGCTGCCTAAAAAAGAAAAAGAAATCATAAAGGCTACAAAAAAATTGCGTGCAGAGTTGGCAGATGAAATCGAAGATATTTTAGATTTAGCTAACTTGCCGGCGATGAGTGATCCCTATAAACTCTCGGCGATGCGACTTTTAATGAGTGTGAGCACTCCCGCTTATCTATGGCAACCGGCGTTGTTGACGCTGATCATTTTCACAATGATTAAGCTATCAATTAAGCATGGAAATTCACCCCTAGCCGCTTATGCCTATGGTTATTACGGCGTGCTATTGTGCGGGGTTTACGTGGATATCGAGAGAGGATATAAATTTGGTCAACTATCAGTGCGGGTGCAGGAGCAATTTAATACCCCTGAACTAGGTGTAAAAATTAGACATTTGTTTAATGCTTTTGTGAGACCCTGCAAAGACCATTTCCAGGAAACGATAGAACCCTTTCAAGAAAATATTCAAGCCGGCATAGAAGTGGGGGATTTAGTATATGCTTTTTATGGCGCACTTCAATATTGCAATCATCTACTGTTTCTCGGAGAACCCTTAGATTCTGTTCATGAAAAACAGAGTCAATACCTTGAGCTGATGGGGAAGCTTAAACTAGAATTTCACAGCGATATTGTTAAAATTTGGAGACAATTAGTTTTAAATTTATCGGGCGAATCTGCGAATCCCTGCTTGTTGGTGGGGGAAAGCTTTGATGAGTTAACGATGCTGCCGGTTTGGATAGAAGAAAATTCGCCTTATTTAATTTTTTGCACTTATATGTGCAAAACGATTCTACTGTATTTTTTTAAAAAATACCCTGAAGCAGTAACAGCCGCCTCTTTAGTCGAAAAATATGAAAAAGGGGGTGCGGGGGTACTTTATGCGGCTGAACTTAGTTTTTATTATTCGCTGGCGCTTTTAGCTAACTACCGGCAGGTTAATCCTCAAGAAAAAGAGCGTTATTTAAAAAAAGTAGCCGCGAACCAGAAACAAATGAAGCACTGGGCAAAAAATGCACCTGCCAATTTTCAGCATAAGTATGACTTAGTAGAAGCTGAAAAAGCACGGGTGCGGGGACAATCTTTTAAGGCAAGCACCTATTATGAGCAAGCGATTCAAGGAGCTAAGGCGCAGGGATATATTCAAGAAGAAGCACTTGCCAATGAATTGGCTGGAGAATTTCATCTTTCTCTCGGTCGAGAAAGTATGGGACGCTTCTATATTATAGAGTCTTATTATAGTTATATTCGCTGGGGAGCAACCGCAAAAGTTAAGAATTTAGAGGAAACATATCCGCAGTTTTTATCTAAGATTGTTCATCAAAAATCGACAGAACTTGATGTTTATCACACAAAGTTAACCACAACAGATAGTGATTCAGGCTTTTTAGATTTTGCCGCAGTGACAAAAGCATCCCTGGCGATATCGGGTGAAATTGTGCTGAGTCAACTGCTGAACAAGTTGATGAAAATTGCGATTGAGAATGCCGGCGCACAAAAAGGCTGTCTTATCCTGAATCGCCAAGATGCGCTTGTCATTGAAGCAACTGGGGAAGTTGAAGGGAACGAGGTGACGGTGATGCAGTCTTCGCCAGGGGAGATTGGTGAAGCTGTGCCGGTGACGGTGATTAATTATGTGGGACGGACTCAAAAAAGTGTCGTGTTAAATGATGCGAGAAATGAAGGAGTCTTTAATCACGATCCATATATTATTAAACATAAATGCCAATCTGTTCTTTGTATGCCAATTTTAAATAAAGGAAGCTGGCTTGGTTTACTTTATTTAGAAAACAATTTAACTCAAGGTGCTTTTAATAGCAAGCGGCTGGAAGTTTTGAAAATTCTGGCATCTCAAGCAGCGATTTCAATTGAAAATGCCCGATTGTATGCCAATTTAGAAATGGTCAATGAGCAATTAGAAGATTACAGCCGGACGCTGGAAGTAAAAGTTTCAGATAGAACAATGGAGTTACAAGACAAAAATGAGCGTTTAAATGAAACGCTAAACCAGCTACAGCAGGCTCAAATGCAACTGATTCAAACAGAAAAAATGTCCTCTTTAGGACAAATGGTTGCCGGAATAGCCCACGAAATTAATAATCCTATTAACTTTGTTTATGGGAATCTCCTCCACGCACATGAATATACCTTGGATATGCTACGTCTGATTGACATTTACGAGCGAAATCAGCCGCGAGCTATACCAGAGCTGGAAGCGGCCCTCGAAACAATTGACATCAACTTTGTTAAAGAAGATATGCCAAAAATGCTGGAGTCGATGCAGTATGGAGCCGAACGTATCCGCGAAATTGTTTTGAGCTTGCGGAATTTTTCTAGGCTGGATGAATCGGAGATTAAGGCAGTTGATATTCATCAAGGCATTGACAGTACGCTGCTGATTTTGCAGCATCGTTTCAAAGAAAGCAGCCACGGGAAACAAGCTGGTTTTGCTAAAGAAATTCAAGTGATTAAAGAATATGGGAAGCTGCCTTTGGTGGAGTGTTGCGCCGGCCTGTTAAATCAGGTGTTTATGAACATCCTGAGTAATGCGATAGATGCGCTGCAAGCGTCTGGAGGAGAGGGTTTTTCCCAATCTCCTACGCGCACGATTTGGATTCGCACAGAGTTGGGGGGTGAAGGAGCCGGATCGTCTGCTGTAATTCGCATTGCCGATAATGGTGCCGGCATGACAGAAGAAATCCGCTCAAAGCTGTTCGATCCCTTCTTCACAACCAAACCCGTTGGCAGTGGCACCGGCTTAGGATTATCTATCAGCTACCAAATTGTCGTAGAAAAACACGGCGGACAATTAAAATGTAATTCAGCACCCGGAGCCGGTGCTGAGTTCATCATTGAAATTCCACTCAAGCCCCGTCAAACAGCGCGACTGAAACCCGACTGA
- a CDS encoding S-layer homology domain-containing protein, with product MIHAKKWHSRLALPAARIALIGTFMPWAIAPSAQAQSRFNDIQGHWAQTCVEQLANRQIISGYPDGTFRPTAPVSRVEFAVLISKAFPNITPVRDPITFVDIPTDYWAASAIQSGYRANFLTGYSDRIFNPNRKIERAQALSSLASGLRYAPSSRATEMLTMAFDDAADIPNYAKTGIAAATERGLVVNYPNVRQLNPNQQVTRAEMAAFVCQALSRGQTALVPAQYIAQLTPQQQPAQQQAQQQPPQQPQPPQQPQRQPAVTAAPRVVGKIQSVESGNVRAEFSYDPQDITGTGIGSNMRLRIARAGQVLLDKPVQLPVRGLADNPRRSEERVSEGRFLGLEVRDIDGDREPEIITDLFSTKSGNNCCAYSYIYRYEPAQNRYTHIEQSWANLGYEVKDVEADGIPEFESLDSRFINALDIPDADARLPKRIWHYRQGEMVDVSREYPQLVSEHNQKLWQEYQDRQALNQEVKGVLAAYLANKFLLNENVEGWQVLQQVYTSSDRDEYFAQLGKLLSDLGYDSRKAGSAR from the coding sequence ATGATACACGCGAAAAAATGGCACTCTAGACTGGCCTTACCGGCAGCAAGAATTGCGCTCATTGGCACATTTATGCCTTGGGCGATCGCGCCCTCAGCACAGGCTCAAAGCCGGTTTAACGACATCCAAGGTCACTGGGCGCAAACCTGCGTTGAACAATTGGCCAACCGGCAGATTATCAGCGGCTATCCAGATGGCACCTTTCGCCCCACCGCACCCGTCTCGCGAGTGGAGTTTGCCGTTTTAATTAGCAAAGCGTTCCCCAATATAACGCCGGTGCGCGATCCCATTACTTTTGTGGATATTCCCACAGATTATTGGGCGGCAAGTGCGATTCAATCGGGATATCGAGCCAACTTTCTCACCGGCTATTCTGATCGAATTTTCAACCCCAACCGCAAGATTGAGCGGGCACAAGCCTTGAGTTCTCTGGCTAGCGGTTTAAGATATGCGCCCAGTTCAAGGGCAACTGAGATGTTAACAATGGCATTTGATGATGCTGCTGACATTCCCAACTATGCCAAAACTGGAATTGCCGCCGCTACAGAAAGAGGGCTGGTTGTTAATTACCCCAATGTCAGGCAGCTCAACCCCAATCAGCAAGTCACTCGCGCAGAGATGGCAGCCTTTGTCTGTCAAGCGTTGAGCAGAGGGCAAACGGCTTTGGTGCCGGCGCAGTATATCGCCCAGTTAACACCGCAGCAACAGCCGGCGCAACAACAAGCGCAGCAACAACCGCCGCAACAACCACAGCCCCCACAACAACCACAGCGACAGCCGGCTGTGACTGCCGCGCCAAGGGTGGTAGGTAAAATCCAATCCGTTGAATCTGGCAATGTGCGAGCCGAATTTTCTTATGATCCGCAAGACATCACCGGCACCGGCATCGGCAGCAATATGCGATTAAGAATTGCACGTGCCGGTCAAGTGCTGCTAGATAAGCCGGTGCAATTGCCGGTGCGGGGACTTGCAGACAACCCAAGGCGTTCAGAAGAACGGGTTTCAGAAGGCCGGTTTCTTGGTTTAGAAGTCCGAGATATTGATGGTGATCGCGAACCAGAAATTATCACGGATTTATTCTCTACCAAAAGCGGCAACAACTGCTGCGCTTATTCCTATATTTATCGCTACGAGCCGGCGCAAAATCGTTACACCCATATCGAACAATCTTGGGCAAATTTGGGCTATGAAGTCAAAGATGTTGAGGCAGATGGAATTCCAGAATTTGAGAGTTTGGACAGCCGGTTTATCAATGCCTTAGACATTCCCGATGCAGATGCTCGTTTGCCAAAACGCATTTGGCATTACCGGCAAGGAGAGATGGTTGATGTTAGCCGCGAGTATCCTCAATTAGTCTCTGAACACAATCAAAAGCTGTGGCAGGAGTATCAAGACCGGCAGGCTTTAAATCAGGAGGTTAAAGGCGTTTTAGCTGCTTACTTAGCCAATAAATTCTTGCTCAATGAAAATGTTGAAGGCTGGCAAGTTTTGCAACAAGTCTACACCAGCAGTGATCGCGATGAATATTTCGCACAACTCGGTAAACTTCTCAGCGACTTAGGCTATGACAGTCGCAAAGCCGGTTCAGCTCGCTAA